The proteins below are encoded in one region of Triticum aestivum cultivar Chinese Spring chromosome 1B, IWGSC CS RefSeq v2.1, whole genome shotgun sequence:
- the LOC123092827 gene encoding protein RESISTANCE TO PHYTOPHTHORA 1, chloroplastic, whose product MNPLLNNPLSGGCAFPSVAAALRLPAASLCTSAGRSRSRRRQPSLARAGSDGSDGAVAGAVTEGDAGAGGQRGASAEPAAEKQQPVVNPKIEKELKKAVQKTAATFAPRASTKSKNPAVPGSTLYTIFEVQAYASMLAGGALSFNLVFPSSEPDIWRLMGMWSIWMFTIPSLRARDCSNKEKEALNYLFILVPLINVIIPFFVKSFAVVWSADTVAFFVMYAWKLGWLQKSE is encoded by the exons ATGAATCCCCTGCTAAACAATCCGCTCAGCGGCGGCTGCGCGTTCCCGTCGGTGGCAGCCGCGCTGCGGTTGCCGGCGGCCTCCCTCTGTACAAGCGCGGGCCGGAGCAGGAGCAGGAGGCGGCAGCCCAGTTTAGCGCGCGCAGGCTCGGATGGCTctgacggcgccgtcgccggcgcaGTAACGGAAGGGGATGCAGGCGCCGGCGGCCAGCGCGGTGCCTCAGCCGAGCCGGCGGCGGAGAAGCAGCAGCCCGTCGTCAATCCTAAGATCGAGAAGGAGCTCAAGAAG GCAGTTCAGAAGACCGCGGCGACGTTTGCGCCGAGGGCGTCCACCAAAAGCAAGAACCCCGCCGTACCCGGATCCACCCTGTACACCATCTTTGAGGTCCAGGCGTACGCCTCCATGCTTGCCGGCGGCGCCCTCTCCTTCAACCTCGTCTTCCCCTCCAGCGAGCCGGACATTTGGAGGCTCATGGGGATGTGGTCCATCTGGATGTTTA CTATACCTTCTTTGCGGGCCCGTGACTGCTCAAACAAGGAGAAAGAGGCTCTCAATTATTTGTTCATCCTGGTCCCTTTGATCAACGTGATCATCCCATTCTTCGTGAAATCGTTTGCGGTTGTCTGGTCAGCAGATACGGTCGCCTTTTTCGTGATGTATGCATGGAAG CTTGGATGGCTGCAAAAGTCCGAGTGA
- the LOC123092834 gene encoding transcription factor MYB36, which translates to MGRAPCCDKATVKRGPWSPEEDAMLKAYIEERGTGNNWIALPHKIGLKRCGKSCRLRWLNYLRPNIKHGDFTPEEDSTICKLYISIGSRWSIIAAQLPGRTDNDVKNYWNTKLKKRLLGGRRKDRGAGTQQHRQGELDGANNDGEQQPLSASAMERIQLCMQLQEMQNPLSSIGNHNNSLHLWQPSSHHQVAATHSNNSNSNSSRSSSFDVTVAAEQGQSSSLNGQHLGGQQQMETTAAADGLASPSSAGNSNIVTIEAELQELLYSATTTTTDSVVTQQGGVDWWSYDQGKSPVNCWDFTPETSSVLQDYAAVVYDM; encoded by the exons ATGGGGAGGGCGCCGTGCTGCGACAAGGCGACGGTGAAGAGGGGGCCATGGTCACCGGAGGAGGATGCGATGCTCAAGGCCTACATTGAGGAGCGTGGCACCGGCAACAACTGGATTGCACTGCCACACAAGATTG GGCTGAAAAGATGCGGCAAGAGCTGCAGGCTGAGGTGGCTCAACTACCTGAGGCCCAACATAAAACACGGGGACTTCACCCCAGAGGAGGACAGCACCATCTGCAAGCTCTACATTAGCATCGGGAGCAG GTGGTCAATCATCGCCGCACAGCTGCCAGGAAGGACCGACAACGACGTCAAGAACTACTGGAACACCAAGCTCAAGAAGCGGCTCCTCGGCGGCCGCCGCAAGGACCGCGGCGCCGGCACGCAGCAGCACCGCCAGGGAGAGCTGGACGGCGCCAACAACGACGGCGAGCAGCAGCCGCTGAGCGCGTCGGCCATGGAGAGGATCCAGCTCTGCATGCAGCTGCAGGAAATGCAGAACCCCCTGAGCAGCATCGGCAACCACAACAACTCCTTGCACCTGTGGCAGCCTAGCAGCCATCATCAGGTGGCCGCCACTCACAgtaacaacagcaacagcaacagcagccgcAGCAGCAGCTTCGATGTAACAGTAGCTGCTGAGCAGGGACAGTCCAGCTCTCTGAATGGTCAGCACCTCGGCGGACAGCAGCAGATGGAGACGACAGCCGCCGCAGACGGCCTGGCCTCCCCGTCGAGCGCGGGCAACTCAAACATCGTCACCATCGAAGCCGAGCTTCAGGAGCTTCTCTACAGTGCGACCACGACGACCACCGACAGCGTCGTCACACAGCAAGGGGGTGTGGACTGGTGGAGCTATGATCAGGGCAAGTCCCCAGTGAATTGCTGGGATTTCACCCCTGAAACCAGCTCGGTTCTCCAGGACTACGCAGCTGTGGTGTATGACATGTGA
- the LOC123132446 gene encoding uncharacterized protein gives MGSSSSNAREAAAAAPPPPPPPPAVPPAPLHAMDADEDDESVKQLNECAALYLSLQDCLAESDRNWKACQAHVQALKACEASRNKNQET, from the exons ATGGGTTCTTCCTCGAGCAACGCcagggaagcggcggcggcggcgccaccgccaccacctcctcctcctgctgtgCCGCCGGCCCCTCTCCACGCGATGGACGCGGACGAGGACGACGAGAGCGTGAAGCAGCTCAACGAGTGCGCCGCCCTCTACCTCTCCCTCCAG GACTGCCTCGCCGAGTCCGACCGCAACTGGAAGGCCTGCCAAGCAC ATGTTCAAGCCTTGAAAGCATGTGAGGCGAGCAGAAACAAAAATCAGGAAACATGA
- the LOC123132440 gene encoding peptide methionine sulfoxide reductase B5, which translates to MGGVQHLLKLRMASPHAHPATRPLSALPSLLLARSSSAAATAASSARPASLSLPLSCSRPRARAYCPARRRLPGSVVAMSSSAPTPGPVQKSEEEWEAVLTPEQFRILRRKGTEFPGTGEYDKFFDEGIYGCAGCGTPLYKSSTKFNSGCGWPAFYEGFPGAIKRTADPDGRRIEITCAACEGHLGHVFKGEGFNTPTDERHCVNSISLKFVPASEEAS; encoded by the exons atgGGCGGAGTCCAGCATCTGCTCAAGCTGAGGATGGCGTCCCCCCACGCCCACCCCGCCACGCGGCCCCTCTCCGCGCTCCCGTCCCTCCTCCTagcccgctcctcctccgccgccgccaccgccgcgtcgTCCGCCCgacccgcctccctctccctccccctctcgtGCTCGCGGCCGCGGGCGCGGGCCTACTGCCCAGCCAGACGACGGTTGCCGGGCTCCGTGGTGGCGATGTCTTCGTCGGCGCCCACGCCGGGGCCCGTGCAGAAGTCGGAGGAGGAGTGGGAGGCCGTCCTCACGCCGGAGCAGTTCCGCATCCTCCGCCGCAAGGGCACCGA GTTTCCTGGAACAGGTGAATATGACAAGTTCTTCGATGAGGGTATTTACGGATGTGCTGGCTGCGGAACCCCCTTGTACAAATCATCTACGAAGTTCAACTCAGGGTGTGGTTGGCCAGCATTCTATGAAGGATTTCCTGGAGCCATAAAACGGACG GCGGATCCTGATGGGAGGCGCATTGAGATCACATGTGCTGCTTGTGAAGGACATCTGGGGCATGTGTTCAAAGGGGAGGGGTTCAACACGCCGACTGATGAGCGACACTGCGTCAACAGTATCTCACTCAAGTTCGTTCCGGCCTCTGAAGAGGCTAGTTGA